The following coding sequences lie in one Rutidosis leptorrhynchoides isolate AG116_Rl617_1_P2 chromosome 4, CSIRO_AGI_Rlap_v1, whole genome shotgun sequence genomic window:
- the LOC139840715 gene encoding DExH-box ATP-dependent RNA helicase DExH15 chloroplastic-like, with product MLPAVWFRFSRKGCDVEVKYLEDCKLLGKCEMSEVDLALKRFRIKYPDAVRESAVKRILRGVAAHHAIFLPLWKSFIEELFSRGLVKVVFATETLAAGINMPARMAVISPLSKGSESGRVNLSPNEFLQMAGRAGRRVGKQHILGYFH from the exons ATGCTGCCTGCAGTTTGGTTTAGATTTAGCAGAAAAGGCTGTGACGTGGAAGTTAAATATCTCGAAGACTGCAAGTTATTAGGCAAGTGTGAGATGAGTGAAGTTGATCTGGCCTTAAAACGATTTCGAATCAAGTATCCCGACGCTGTTCGGGAATCAGCTGTAAAGAGGATACTTCGAGGGGTTGCAGCTCATCATGCTATTTTTTTACCTCTTTGGAAATCGTTTATCGAAGAGTTATTTTCAAGAGGGTTGGTTAAAGTTGTTTTTGCTACTGAAACACTTGCTGCAGGTATCAACATGCCTGCACGAATGGCCGTTATTTCGCCACTTAGTAAAGGGAGTGAAAGTGGACGGGTTAACTTGAGCCCGAATGAGTTCCTTCAAATGGCGGGTCGGGCTGGACGTAGAG TTGGTAAACAACACATTTTAGGGTATTTCCATTAA